GGCCGGACTCGACCGGCAGGCCTTCACACCCGAGGGCTTCGACGGCGAGCCGTCGTTCATCGACCTCGCACGCAGCGACGACGCCACCCTGGACGGCACCATCGCCGAGTACCAGGAGGGCTTCACCTGGTGGCGGCGCAGCGACCTCGTGTCCATCGCCGCCGTCCAGGGACACGCCGTCGGCGCGGGCTTCCAGCTCGCGCTCGCCTGTGACCTGCGCGTCGTCGCCGACGACGTGCAGTTCGCCATGCGCGAGACCAGCCTGGGCCTCGTGCCCGACCTGACGGGCACCCATCCGCTCGTCGGCCTGGTCGGCTACGCCCGCGCGCTGGAGATCTGCGCGACCGGCCGCTTCGTCCAGGCGGAGGAGGCCGTGAGCACGGGCCTCGCCAACATCGCCGTACCGGCCGAGCGGCTCGACGACGCCGTACGCGACCTGTCGGCCGCCCTGCTCGCCGCGCCCCGCGACGCCCTCGTCGAGACGAAGGCGCTGCTGCGAGGCGTCCAGGGCCGGACGTACGACGAACAGCGCACCGCCGAGCGTGCCGCGCAGGCCCGCCGGCTGCGGGACCTGGCGGGCGTCGGCGACTGACCCCGCCCGTACACGCTGGTGAGAGGCCGTCGCCGCAGGGCGGCGGCTCCCGGTCCCCGTCTGTGGCGCCCCGGTCCGCCCGCCGCTCGGACCGGGCAGCGGCGGCTCCGGTCGCGGTCGCCGACGCCGGTGTCCCCGGGGCGGTCGAGCCCGGCTCCCCGGACCGTCCGCCCACACTCGTATCGCCTGCCTGCCGCATCCCCGGCGCGCGTCCGCCCGACCCCGCCTAATGTGGGCCGTGGAGGACGACCGGAAGGGATGTACGGCGATGACCGACATGACCCAGCGGAACCAGCCCGAGCAGCCCGGGAACGAGGGCGACGACCCGACGGCCGCTCCGCTCCGGAAGACGAACGTCACCAGGCGCGGCGGCGGCGACCCCGCGGACCGGGGGCGCACCACGATCGCCGACGGAGTCGTCGAGAAGATCGCCGGGCTCGCCGCGCGTGACGTCCTCGGCGTGCACGCCATGGGCAGCGGCCTGTCCCGGACCTTCGGCGTGGTCCGCGACCGGGTGCCGGGCGGCGCCTCGAAATCCGTCGCCCGCGGTGTGAAGGCCGAGGTCGGAGAGGTGCAGACGGCCCTCGACCTGGAGATCGTCGTCGAGTACGGCGTCTCGATCGCCGACGTGGCCCGGGCCGTGCGCGAGAACGTCATCGCGGCCGTCGAGCGCATGACCGGCCTGGAGGTCGTCGAGGTCAACATCGCGGTGACGGACGTCAAACTGCCCGACGAAGAGGAAGAAGCCCCCGAACCCCGGCTGCAGTGACTGATTTCCGGGCATCGAGATTCGGGGCATCGAAAGGGAACCGGAAACCAACCGGGAACGACCGGGGAGGCAGGGCAGCATGAGCATCGCCGTGATCGGCATGATCGCCGGAATGGCACTGGGATTCGCCGGGTACTTCGGCGGCTTCGGCGCGTTTCTGCTGGTGGCGGCCCTGGGCGCCCTCGGCTTCGTCGTCGGCCGGTTCCTGGAGGGCGACCTGGACCCGCGCGACTTCTTCCGTACCCGCGACGACAGACGGCGGTGACGCCCCGTGGCCGAGGCGCAGTCCGGTGAGGAACGGTCCGGACGGACCCGTACGCCCGGCAGTGCCCGGACGGACGTGCCGCCGGGTGATCGTGGTGCCACCCGGATCGCCGACCGGGTCGTCGCGAAGATCGCCGCGCAGGCGGCCCGCGAGGCGCTGGCCGCACTGCCCCCGGACGCGGTACCGCCGCACGCCACGGTCGTCGTCCACCACGGCAGGGCCCGCGTCCGCGTGAGCCTCGAACTCCCGTATCCCTCCGATATCGGAGGCCAGTGCGCGACGGTGCGTGATCGGGTCGCATCGCGGGTACACGGCCTGGCGGGAATGGATGTGCCGGAGGTCGCCGTGGAGATCGAGCGGCTGCACCTGGCACCGCCGCACGGTGCGGCACCAGGGAAGGCACAGGGGAGGACGCGATGAGCGAGCCCCAGGGCTTCGACGGCTCCGGGAACACCCGACGACTGCCAGTACTGGAGAAGACGAACGAAGACGCGACCGGCACCAACGGACCGGGGCGGCCCTTGTCCGACCCCGTCCACGACCCACTGCCCACCCTCGGCGGCGACACGGACGGCGCCCCGGGCCGCCGCTTCTGGTCGGCGCGCCGGGTCCCCGCGGCCCTCCTCGCGCTGCTGCTCCTCTGCGGCGCGGGCGCGTTCCTCTACGACATCACCGCCGTACGCGCCGACCGCCCCGCCATGAGCTGGCGCAGGTCACTCGCCAGGCAGCTCGCGCAGCGCCCCCTCGACGACACCTGGGTCCTGGTCGGCGCCGGTGCCGCCGTGGCCGTCGGCGGCTGGCTGCTCGTCCTCGCCGTCACACCCGGTCTGCGCGGCGTCCTGCCGATGCGCCGCGCCCACACCGACGTCCGGGCCGGCCTGCACCGGGCCGCCGCCGCGATGGTGCTGCGCGACCGGGCCGTGGAGGTGTCCGGCGTCCAGTCGGTCCGGGTCCGGATGACCCGCACCAGGGCCGACATCCGCGCGGTCTGCCACTTCCGCGAACTCGACGACGTACGGGCCGACCTGGACGACGTGCTCGCCGACGCGATCAGGAGCCTCGGCCTGTCCCGGCCGCCGGCCCTGTCGGTGAGTGTCGCCCGCCCCGGCCGGAAGGGGTGAGGACGGATGCAGCGCATCGTCAACCGCGTACTGGTGGGCCTCGTCGGCCTCGCCCTGATCGTCACCGGCGGCTCGGTACTGGCCGTGGGGCTGGGCAGCCGATGGCCGACATGGTGGATCCACGACGACCGCCACGACGTACTGCTGAGCAACGCCGAGCGGACCCACTACCGGGACGCCGGCTGGTGGTGGCCGACGGTACTTGCCGTCCTGGCCGCCGTGGTCCTCCTGGCCCTGTGGTGGCTGGCCGCGGTACTCCGCCGACGTCGCCTCACCGAGGTCCTGGTCGACACGGGCGACGGCGAGGGAGCCCTTCTGCGAGGCCGGGCCATGGAGAACGCGATCACAGGGGAGGCGGCCCGACTGGAGGGCGTGCAACGAGCCCATGTCGCCCTGACAGGCCGACGCACAGCACCCGAGGCCCGGGTCCAGCTCCTCCTGCAGCCGCACGCGGCCCCGGGCGAGGCGCTGCTGCGCCTCACGACGGAGGCGCTGGCGAACGCCCGCGACTCGGCGGGCCTCAAGTCACTGCCGACAGAGGTGAGCCTGCGGGGCGCGAAGCACTCGGCGGAAAGGGTGAGCTGAGCCGCGGGTCCCGGGGAGGCCCGCTGTCAGTGGGGCGTGTCACAGTCGGAGCATGCTCGAGATCGTGGTGAGGACCGAGAACGGGGAGCGGCACGTTCGTGTGTCCGCGGAGGAGCTGGCCGGGCTGGTCCGGCGGATCGGCGGTGACGGTGACCGGTTCCTGGTGGTCCAGCGGATCCCCGACCTGCCCGATGTCTTCGCCCAGGTCTGGCACGAGACGGGCGGGGACTACACGCTGGAGCACCGCGCCGGTACCGCCGCCCGCCACTTCCAGGTGCTGGTCGACGGTCCCGAAGCCGTGATCGAGGCGCTGACCGGCTGGGCCCGGCCCGGGTCCGGCCGGGGCACCGAGCCGGCCTGGTCGCTGCTGGACATGGGCCTCACCCGCGAGGTGCCGCCGCTCGACCTGGCCGAAGGCGAGCGCGAGGAGCTGGAGAAGCGCGTCCGCGAGGTGCTGGTCGGCGGGTACGCGGACCGTGCCGAGCTGGCGGAGCTCGCCGAGGAGTACCTGGTCACCGCGGACCGCCGGCCCGTGTCGCGCGAGCAGGCGGCGGCGCTGGCCGACCGGATGTGGCTGGAGCGTGTCGCGGAGCAGGCCGACTGGAAGGGCGAGACCGACCCGGAACGGCTCACCCGCGCGTTCGCCGCCCTGCGGGAGGCCGGTATCACCGCCCGCGAGAACTTCACCTGCTGCCTCGGCTGCGGCCGGTCCGAGATCGGCGGCGAGGGCGGGACGGACGCCCGTGGCTTCGTCTTTTTCCACTCCCAGTGCACGGACTCCGCAGCGGCAGGCCACGGAATGACGCTTCTCTACGGAGGCTTCGACGGCTCGTCCGAGACCACCGCGGCCGTCGGCCACGAGGTCGTGGCCGCCCTGGAAGCGGCCGGTCTCCAGGCCGACTGGGACCGTGACCCCGACCGGGCCATCACCGTCACTCCTCTGGAGTGGCGCCGCCGCCTGGTCGGCTAGGGATCGGCTCCGGAGCGTCCGCTTCCGTCATGGCCGCGGCGTGTACCGGCGCCAGGGCCGACGCCGTGGCGTGCCGGGGACACCCCCGAGGCCGGCTCGGCATGCTGCCCGCGCGGGACGGGGCCGCCGCTGGACGGACGACCCGCCCGGCCCCGTGGACGACCCGCACGGACCGCGTCACCGGGTGGGCCGGGCACCGGAACCACTCAAGGGGAGACACCGGCTTCGGGCACGCTCGGCGGCGAGTCTCCTTCCCCGCGTTCCGGCCGCATGCCGGGCAGGGCGTACCGGCCGGGGCCGGGCGTGCCGGGTTCGCTCCGGCCCGGCGTCAGCACCAGGATCTCGTCCTCGGCGCTCCAGACGCGCCGTTCGGACTTGGCGGGGCACAGCTGGACGCTGTGGTGGGGGCGGAGCGTGTGCGGGTCATGGGCGCGGTAGCCGATCGCGCACTCGTCGCGTCCCAGTGCCGCCGCGACCACGGTCGCGAAGGAGGTCTCCCGGCCGGGCAGCACGTAGTGGTCGGCCGTGCGCAGGGCGAGCGCTCCGCCGCGCACGGCGAAGATCTCCTCGAACACGGCGGCCAGTTCGGGGTCGTGCACGATCTGTGCCATCAGCAGGGCGGTGAGTTCTCCCCGAAGGACTACGTCGGACGCGTGGCCGAGCGGGGCGATCCGCCGGCTGCGGTGGTCGTGCATCTCGGCCACCACGGGCAGTACCCGGTGTGTTCTCTCTTCCCAGGAGCGCAGGGTCAGCAGGTTCAACAGGGTTCGGCCGTCGGACCGTTCGGGGCATGTCTCCTGGTCCGCTCCGAGGGCGATGACGCTGTCGTAGGCGCCGAGGTCCAGGCCGCTGAGGGTCTCGGGGGCGGCAGGGTCACCCGTTCGGTGCGCGACACGCAGCGGCGAGGGGTGCTCGCGGCCCGGGGTCCGGTTCGGCGGGGGGCCGGTGTCCTCGGCGGTGACGACGTCGAGGACGGAGCCCGGCCGGGCGGTCCGGCGCAGGATGTCCACGATCAGCGGGGCACGCCGGTTCCATCCCAGGAGCAGCAGCCGTGAGGGAGGGCCGGGCCGTGGGCGGGGCGGTGCCACGGCGCTGGCGTCGACCTGTGCGCGGCGGTCGGTGAGCGGGACGGGGCGGTCGTCGTGGGCGACGGTCACCAGCCGGTCTCCCGGTTCCAGCACGGTCCACGGCGCCGGAGTGAGCAGCGGAGGGCCGTCCGCCCGCAGGAGTCCCACGGCGCAGGACGTCTCCAGGCGCAGCGCCATGTCCTCGAAGGTCAGGCCCGCCGCCTGCGGAATGCCGATGACGTGGAATTCGGCTCCGGAGAAGTCCAGGAGGTCGCGCAGCACCGACGACATCCCGGGGTGTCCGGCGGTCTGGAGGAGCAGCCGCGCGGTGGTCCGGTCGGTCTCCAGGACGGTGCCGCGCGGTCCGGCGGCGAGCCGCGCGGCCGGCAGATGGCGTCCGTCGCGTACGGCGGCCACCACGCGCGGGCCGTTCTCGGCGTCCAGCAGGGTACGCAGTGCCAGCAGGGTCCGTACGACCGTCAGATCGCCGTCGGCGTCCTCGGCTGGCAGTACCGTCACCGTCCGGGCCGTGCCCGGCGTGACCAGGGCCAGGGAGTCGGGGTCGGTCGGTGATCCGGTGCGGCATTCCAGGCGGACGCCGACGGCGGCTCCCAGGGCGGTGGTGAGGGCCGTTTCCATGGCGGCCGGGTCCCGGTCCGCGAGGATGGTGATCACATGCCGGGCGCCGGCGGGACGTGCGGCGATCAGTTCGGCGACCAGGGTGAAGATCTGGTCGGACCAGCCGAGGACCACGGTGTGGTCGTGTTCCAGGATCCGGGAACGGCCTCGTCTCAGTTCCGTGAGCCGGTCTCCCAGGCTCGTGGTGACGACTCCGACGACTGTCGACACGCACAGCAGGGCGATCAGGCCGAGCAGGACGGACAGCAGCATCCGCAGGGGTGCGCCGGTCGCGGCGCCGAGGCGCAGGGTTTCCGCGCTGGTGCGCCACACCTGGGTGAGCCGGCCCGACAGGGAGGGCGGGGCGGCGGGGTCCGTCCACACCAGCAGGGCGCTGACGGGTACGACGATCGCCAGGCAGCACAGGGCGAGCCAGCCGAGCAGGGTTCCGGTGCTGCGGGCCAGTGTCCTGTCGAACAGGTAACGCGTCCGGTGGTGCAACGGAGTTCGTTCCTGTCGCCGTTCCACTCCAGCCCCCTGATCGCCGCGCCCGTCTCCGGAAAGGGAAGCGTGCCGGTCCCACGGTCGG
The DNA window shown above is from Streptomyces sp. NBC_01451 and carries:
- a CDS encoding enoyl-CoA hydratase/isomerase family protein, producing MASFDQDVVGQGPEVSVLDKDGVRLTVDDAVATVTLTNPAKRNAQSPALWRALAEAGRLLPGTVRVVVLRAEGKSFSAGLDRQAFTPEGFDGEPSFIDLARSDDATLDGTIAEYQEGFTWWRRSDLVSIAAVQGHAVGAGFQLALACDLRVVADDVQFAMRETSLGLVPDLTGTHPLVGLVGYARALEICATGRFVQAEEAVSTGLANIAVPAERLDDAVRDLSAALLAAPRDALVETKALLRGVQGRTYDEQRTAERAAQARRLRDLAGVGD
- a CDS encoding Asp23/Gls24 family envelope stress response protein — encoded protein: MTDMTQRNQPEQPGNEGDDPTAAPLRKTNVTRRGGGDPADRGRTTIADGVVEKIAGLAARDVLGVHAMGSGLSRTFGVVRDRVPGGASKSVARGVKAEVGEVQTALDLEIVVEYGVSIADVARAVRENVIAAVERMTGLEVVEVNIAVTDVKLPDEEEEAPEPRLQ
- a CDS encoding DUF6286 domain-containing protein translates to MSEPQGFDGSGNTRRLPVLEKTNEDATGTNGPGRPLSDPVHDPLPTLGGDTDGAPGRRFWSARRVPAALLALLLLCGAGAFLYDITAVRADRPAMSWRRSLARQLAQRPLDDTWVLVGAGAAVAVGGWLLVLAVTPGLRGVLPMRRAHTDVRAGLHRAAAAMVLRDRAVEVSGVQSVRVRMTRTRADIRAVCHFRELDDVRADLDDVLADAIRSLGLSRPPALSVSVARPGRKG
- the amaP gene encoding alkaline shock response membrane anchor protein AmaP, giving the protein MQRIVNRVLVGLVGLALIVTGGSVLAVGLGSRWPTWWIHDDRHDVLLSNAERTHYRDAGWWWPTVLAVLAAVVLLALWWLAAVLRRRRLTEVLVDTGDGEGALLRGRAMENAITGEAARLEGVQRAHVALTGRRTAPEARVQLLLQPHAAPGEALLRLTTEALANARDSAGLKSLPTEVSLRGAKHSAERVS
- a CDS encoding DUF6891 domain-containing protein, with amino-acid sequence MLEIVVRTENGERHVRVSAEELAGLVRRIGGDGDRFLVVQRIPDLPDVFAQVWHETGGDYTLEHRAGTAARHFQVLVDGPEAVIEALTGWARPGSGRGTEPAWSLLDMGLTREVPPLDLAEGEREELEKRVREVLVGGYADRAELAELAEEYLVTADRRPVSREQAAALADRMWLERVAEQADWKGETDPERLTRAFAALREAGITARENFTCCLGCGRSEIGGEGGTDARGFVFFHSQCTDSAAAGHGMTLLYGGFDGSSETTAAVGHEVVAALEAAGLQADWDRDPDRAITVTPLEWRRRLVG
- a CDS encoding CASTOR/POLLUX-related putative ion channel; amino-acid sequence: MHHRTRYLFDRTLARSTGTLLGWLALCCLAIVVPVSALLVWTDPAAPPSLSGRLTQVWRTSAETLRLGAATGAPLRMLLSVLLGLIALLCVSTVVGVVTTSLGDRLTELRRGRSRILEHDHTVVLGWSDQIFTLVAELIAARPAGARHVITILADRDPAAMETALTTALGAAVGVRLECRTGSPTDPDSLALVTPGTARTVTVLPAEDADGDLTVVRTLLALRTLLDAENGPRVVAAVRDGRHLPAARLAAGPRGTVLETDRTTARLLLQTAGHPGMSSVLRDLLDFSGAEFHVIGIPQAAGLTFEDMALRLETSCAVGLLRADGPPLLTPAPWTVLEPGDRLVTVAHDDRPVPLTDRRAQVDASAVAPPRPRPGPPSRLLLLGWNRRAPLIVDILRRTARPGSVLDVVTAEDTGPPPNRTPGREHPSPLRVAHRTGDPAAPETLSGLDLGAYDSVIALGADQETCPERSDGRTLLNLLTLRSWEERTHRVLPVVAEMHDHRSRRIAPLGHASDVVLRGELTALLMAQIVHDPELAAVFEEIFAVRGGALALRTADHYVLPGRETSFATVVAAALGRDECAIGYRAHDPHTLRPHHSVQLCPAKSERRVWSAEDEILVLTPGRSEPGTPGPGRYALPGMRPERGEGDSPPSVPEAGVSP